From the genome of Turicibacter faecis, one region includes:
- a CDS encoding aspartate-semialdehyde dehydrogenase, translating to MDQRGYRVAIVGASGEVGRNMIETLDRYPIPVSSLRLLASKRSAGKVYSFRNSNVVIEELTENSFDDIDLAFFSAGGSVSLKYAPIAVSKGAVVIDNTSAFRMDPEIPLVVPEVNAHILSKETRLIANPNCSTIQLVVALKPLRDRYGIESVNVSTYQAISGAGAKALYEYDAELTDENHLPQILPTRSDEIYYKIAHNVIPQIDVFMESGYTKEEIKMINETQKILNDDGIKVNATCVRVPVRYGHSISTTVKLKSPVSTRMEIIDLFEQCEDVVLRDDISHQTYPMPLYLQHRDEVFVGRIRKDLFEEQVIHFWIVADNILKGAALNSVQIAYYMHQNGLLGD from the coding sequence ATGGACCAACGAGGATATCGTGTTGCAATTGTCGGGGCAAGCGGCGAGGTAGGACGCAACATGATAGAGACATTAGATCGTTATCCTATCCCAGTTTCTTCTTTGCGATTATTAGCGTCTAAACGTTCAGCAGGAAAAGTGTATTCCTTCAGAAATAGTAATGTTGTGATTGAGGAATTAACGGAAAATTCGTTTGATGATATTGACCTTGCCTTTTTTAGTGCCGGAGGAAGTGTATCGTTAAAATACGCTCCGATTGCTGTCTCAAAAGGTGCTGTTGTGATTGATAATACGAGTGCCTTTCGAATGGACCCAGAGATTCCTTTAGTTGTACCCGAAGTGAACGCTCATATTTTATCAAAGGAAACAAGATTAATTGCTAATCCCAATTGTTCGACGATTCAACTTGTGGTCGCATTAAAACCGTTAAGAGATAGATACGGAATTGAGTCAGTGAATGTTTCTACCTATCAGGCTATTTCGGGAGCGGGAGCGAAGGCATTGTATGAGTATGATGCAGAGTTAACAGACGAGAATCATCTACCACAAATTTTACCGACTCGCTCAGATGAGATTTATTATAAAATTGCGCATAATGTGATTCCGCAAATAGATGTGTTTATGGAATCAGGTTATACGAAAGAGGAAATCAAGATGATTAACGAAACACAAAAAATATTAAACGATGATGGGATAAAGGTAAATGCCACCTGTGTTCGCGTTCCAGTTCGCTATGGTCATAGTATTTCAACTACGGTTAAGTTGAAGTCACCTGTGAGTACGCGAATGGAAATTATTGATTTATTTGAACAGTGTGAAGATGTAGTTTTACGGGATGATATTTCACATCAAACCTACCCAATGCCTTTATATTTACAGCATCGTGATGAGGTATTTGTAGGGCGTATCCGAAAGGATTTGTTCGAGGAGCAGGTGATTCATTTTTGGATCGTTGCGGATAACATTCTTAAAGGAGCCGCCCTAAATAGTGTACAGATTGCGTATTATATGCATCAGAACGGATTGTTAGGTGATTAA